A window of the Streptomyces luomodiensis genome harbors these coding sequences:
- a CDS encoding response regulator transcription factor, translating into MYGSVSEKPEKPAPARGGGQHILVVDDETRIAELLATTLELAGYRVGTAATGGEALDRVGRERPDLVILDVMLPDMDGFTVCRRLVAADEDHPPVLFLTARDSLDSLVTGLGIGGNDYVTKPFRIAEVLARVQAQLRTRSRRREEPSPRYADLVLDDTTRQARRGQRTLALTPGEFRLLRYLLVNAGQVLSKEQIGEHLWLAEHRRYGDNAIEKLVSRLRHKVDGAGPALIHTRRGFGYWLGRLAQI; encoded by the coding sequence GTGTACGGGAGTGTCAGCGAAAAGCCCGAGAAGCCAGCACCCGCCCGTGGCGGCGGGCAGCACATCCTGGTCGTCGACGATGAAACGAGAATCGCCGAACTGCTGGCGACCACCCTGGAGCTGGCCGGTTACCGGGTCGGCACCGCGGCCACCGGCGGGGAGGCGCTCGACCGGGTCGGACGGGAGCGGCCCGACCTGGTGATCCTCGATGTGATGCTGCCGGACATGGACGGCTTCACGGTGTGCCGGCGTCTGGTCGCGGCCGATGAGGACCATCCGCCGGTGCTCTTCCTCACCGCCCGCGACTCGCTGGACTCGCTGGTCACCGGCCTCGGCATCGGCGGGAACGACTACGTCACCAAGCCGTTCCGGATCGCCGAGGTGCTGGCCCGGGTGCAGGCGCAGCTGCGCACCCGGAGCCGGCGGCGGGAGGAGCCGTCGCCGCGCTACGCGGATCTGGTGCTGGACGATACGACCCGTCAGGCGCGGCGCGGGCAGCGGACGCTGGCGCTGACCCCGGGGGAGTTCCGGCTGCTGCGCTATCTGCTGGTCAACGCGGGCCAGGTGCTGTCCAAGGAGCAGATCGGCGAGCATCTGTGGCTGGCGGAGCACAGGCGTTACGGGGACAACGCCATCGAGAAGCTGGTCTCCCGCCTCCGCCACAAGGTCGACGGGGCCGGGCCCGCCCTGATCCACACCCGCCGTGGCTTCGGCTACTGGCTCGGCCGCCTCGCGCAGATATGA
- a CDS encoding HD domain-containing protein, with translation MFDKSKGTKKVTRRTMLQRGAGVAAASAFAAAVSHPPAAAASRPRADALPTAVAGVRIPDSDVAREAAAFARGASTETLFNHVMRTYLFGCLMFDRNGVRYDRELVFVASVLHDLGLVEAYRTPNERFEVDGADAAQRFLRQQRMSADRVAVVWDAIALHTTAGIAARKRPEIAMIAVGSGMDFSGNDLQKLPSDILDDVLTAFPRKGFKQEAIDTIVSLCRTKPMGELMHPFAEVGRRHIADFSVPTVEDLLLAAPFED, from the coding sequence ATGTTTGACAAGAGCAAGGGCACGAAGAAGGTCACCCGGCGCACGATGCTGCAACGTGGGGCCGGCGTCGCCGCCGCGTCCGCGTTCGCCGCCGCGGTCTCCCATCCGCCCGCCGCCGCGGCGTCGAGGCCGCGTGCCGATGCCCTGCCCACGGCGGTGGCCGGTGTCCGCATTCCCGACAGCGACGTGGCCCGGGAAGCCGCGGCGTTCGCACGAGGCGCGTCCACCGAGACGCTTTTCAACCATGTCATGCGGACGTACCTCTTCGGCTGTCTGATGTTCGACAGGAACGGCGTGCGCTACGACCGTGAGCTCGTCTTCGTCGCCTCGGTCCTGCATGACCTCGGGCTGGTCGAGGCGTACCGGACGCCGAATGAGCGCTTCGAGGTCGACGGTGCCGACGCCGCACAGCGGTTCCTCCGGCAACAGCGGATGTCGGCCGACCGGGTGGCGGTGGTCTGGGACGCGATCGCCCTGCACACCACCGCCGGTATCGCGGCTCGGAAGCGACCGGAGATCGCCATGATCGCCGTCGGTTCAGGTATGGATTTCTCCGGGAATGACCTTCAGAAATTGCCGTCCGACATTCTCGATGACGTGCTGACCGCGTTTCCCCGGAAGGGATTCAAGCAAGAGGCGATCGACACCATAGTGTCGCTGTGCCGCACCAAGCCGATGGGAGAGCTCATGCATCCCTTCGCCGAGGTCGGCCGCCGCCATATCGCCGACTTCTCGGTGCCCACCGTGGAGGACCTGCTGCTCGCCGCGCCCTTCGAGGATTGA
- a CDS encoding exo-alpha-sialidase: MPYRTARHHTRKAVAAAAVVAAAAFGLTACQDTGNDAAGAESSATSGSHDSGSRDPRSAAGSAKSGSGAAESLRKKTVTPLRDGAALYPRAIRLEHSGDRNGRVLASSVVHDGGDGVGTIQESTDDGASFRQVGTIADPKSADGRGLCCATLFELPRRVGDMPAGTLLWAASFGQDESDRRMSIRAFKSTDVGRHWTYLSTVAAATDAKGLWEPEFSIDAEGNLVCHYSDETDPRHSQKLVAVRSRDGVSWSGLHDTVASAPVSDRPGMAVVRKLPTGTYIMTYEICSDDAQYSCVVHYRTSPDGWDWGDPANLGFRPETADGKYFKHAPNLAWAPEEGNPQGKLLLVGQAMYNADGSKAEGSGRTIWTNSKGGQGAWREIPAPVAVTSDKVDFCPNYSSSLLPSADGSEVLEAATDYDGGVCRLYYATNDA; encoded by the coding sequence ATGCCCTATCGCACCGCACGTCACCACACCCGCAAGGCCGTCGCCGCCGCCGCGGTGGTCGCCGCCGCCGCGTTCGGGCTGACCGCCTGCCAGGACACCGGGAACGACGCCGCGGGAGCCGAGTCCTCCGCCACATCCGGCTCGCACGACTCCGGCTCCCGGGACCCCCGTTCCGCCGCCGGCTCCGCGAAGAGCGGATCGGGCGCCGCGGAGTCCTTGCGGAAGAAGACCGTCACTCCGCTGCGCGACGGCGCGGCCCTCTACCCCCGGGCGATCCGGCTGGAGCACAGCGGCGACCGCAACGGACGCGTGCTCGCCTCGTCCGTCGTCCACGACGGCGGTGACGGCGTCGGCACCATCCAGGAGAGCACCGACGACGGAGCGAGCTTCCGCCAAGTGGGCACCATCGCCGACCCCAAGTCCGCTGACGGCCGGGGGTTGTGCTGCGCGACTCTCTTTGAACTGCCGCGACGGGTCGGGGACATGCCGGCCGGCACGCTGCTGTGGGCCGCTTCCTTCGGCCAGGACGAGTCCGACCGCCGGATGTCGATACGGGCGTTCAAGAGCACCGACGTGGGCCGCCATTGGACCTACCTGTCCACGGTCGCCGCCGCCACGGACGCCAAGGGGCTGTGGGAGCCGGAGTTCTCCATCGACGCCGAGGGGAACCTGGTCTGCCACTACTCCGACGAAACCGATCCGCGCCACAGCCAGAAGCTCGTCGCCGTGCGCTCCCGGGACGGCGTCTCGTGGAGCGGCCTCCACGACACCGTCGCGAGCGCCCCGGTCTCCGACCGCCCCGGAATGGCGGTCGTGCGCAAGCTGCCGACCGGCACGTACATCATGACCTACGAGATCTGCTCCGACGACGCCCAGTACTCATGCGTGGTGCACTACCGCACCTCTCCCGACGGATGGGACTGGGGCGACCCCGCCAACCTCGGTTTCCGGCCCGAGACCGCGGACGGCAAGTACTTCAAGCACGCGCCGAACCTGGCCTGGGCACCGGAGGAAGGAAATCCGCAGGGCAAGCTGCTGCTGGTCGGGCAGGCGATGTACAACGCGGACGGCAGCAAGGCCGAGGGCAGCGGGCGCACGATCTGGACCAACAGCAAGGGCGGCCAAGGTGCCTGGCGCGAGATCCCGGCCCCCGTCGCCGTGACGTCCGACAAGGTCGACTTCTGCCCCAACTACAGCTCCAGCCTGCTGCCTTCAGCCGACGGCAGCGAGGTGCTGGAGGCCGCGACCGACTACGACGGGGGCGTGTGCCGGCTGTACTACGCCACGAATGACGCGTGA